One stretch of Dehalococcoidia bacterium DNA includes these proteins:
- the coaBC gene encoding bifunctional phosphopantothenoylcysteine decarboxylase/phosphopantothenate--cysteine ligase CoaBC, translated as MTYLKNKNIVLCVTGSIAAYKSVFLASALVKEGVNLRVIMTKSAKEFVGESSFSGISHNQVITGYYEGKTDLSIDHVSIAKEADLIVVAPASANSIAKIALGISNEPIVGTILASNAPVIIAPAMDGNMYNSKQVQSNIKTLIELNMKISGPTKGRLASGINEFGRMTEPDILIEEIKSILKKKKDFKNLNAIVTAGATIEPIDPVRFISNWSSGKMGIAIAEALRERGAKVTFVHGRIDDNSINGIKKIPIKSAIDMRDQVLRNIDDNDLIIMSAAVSDYRVKEFSKHKIKKELLSSIKLEKNPDILSEIDNKKIIKVGFAAESENLIENAKKKLLSKDCNLIVANDITLEGSGFGSNNNKATLVDKYGCEDLPLMKKSELAHKILDRTIQYID; from the coding sequence ATGACTTACTTGAAAAATAAAAATATTGTTCTTTGTGTAACAGGATCTATTGCAGCATACAAGTCTGTTTTTCTTGCATCTGCATTAGTTAAGGAAGGTGTAAACCTAAGAGTAATTATGACAAAATCGGCAAAGGAGTTTGTAGGTGAATCATCATTCTCTGGGATAAGTCACAACCAAGTAATAACAGGTTATTACGAAGGAAAAACTGATCTGTCTATAGATCATGTGAGTATTGCAAAAGAAGCGGATCTGATTGTCGTAGCTCCAGCTAGCGCTAACTCTATTGCAAAAATTGCGCTTGGAATTTCTAATGAACCAATTGTAGGCACTATTTTGGCTTCAAATGCTCCAGTTATTATTGCCCCTGCTATGGATGGGAATATGTATAACTCTAAACAAGTTCAATCAAATATAAAAACATTGATAGAATTAAATATGAAAATTTCTGGACCAACAAAAGGAAGATTAGCATCAGGAATAAATGAATTCGGCAGAATGACTGAACCCGATATCCTTATAGAAGAAATCAAATCTATTTTAAAAAAAAAAAAAGACTTTAAAAACTTAAATGCAATAGTCACAGCTGGAGCAACAATTGAACCAATAGATCCTGTAAGATTTATATCAAACTGGTCTTCAGGTAAAATGGGTATTGCAATAGCAGAAGCATTAAGAGAAAGAGGAGCAAAAGTAACTTTTGTACATGGAAGAATTGATGATAATTCAATTAACGGTATAAAAAAAATCCCTATAAAAAGTGCGATAGATATGAGAGATCAAGTATTAAGAAATATTGATGATAATGACTTAATTATTATGTCAGCCGCGGTTTCTGATTACAGAGTAAAAGAATTTTCTAAACATAAAATAAAAAAAGAACTACTAAGCTCAATAAAATTAGAAAAAAATCCTGATATTTTATCCGAAATAGATAATAAAAAAATTATTAAGGTTGGCTTTGCAGCTGAATCAGAAAACTTGATAGAAAATGCTAAAAAAAAACTGCTATCAAAAGATTGTAATTTGATAGTTGCAAATGATATAACCTTAGAAGGAAGTGGTTTTGGTTCAAATAATAATAAAGCCACATTAGTTGATAAATATGGGTGTGAAGATTTACCACTTATGAAAAAATCAGAGTTAGCTCATAAAATTCTAGATAGAACAATACAATATATAGATTAG
- a CDS encoding RraA family protein produces the protein MNLKEIIKGLIEYDSATAQNALMTMDEYDKEQIDYSSPDLKSYYLGSKPVVGIAVTCKVTPLYEPKKKIDWDYYYNEIESSELPVIGVIVDIEKNKGRGAVMGDGMALKHKALGAVGVINGGSIRDLPGIAAAEMPVWATGRVPGHGPFNLIEAQTRVEVGDLIINPGDLIIGDSDGITRIPMHLAEETLIRCKQVREFESKIFDELKKKISSIEEK, from the coding sequence ATGAACCTAAAAGAAATTATTAAAGGATTAATAGAATATGATTCTGCGACAGCTCAAAATGCTCTTATGACTATGGATGAATATGATAAAGAGCAAATTGATTATTCTAGCCCAGATCTAAAATCATATTACTTAGGATCTAAACCTGTAGTTGGTATAGCTGTTACATGCAAGGTTACACCTTTGTACGAACCCAAGAAAAAAATCGATTGGGACTATTATTATAATGAAATTGAATCTTCAGAATTACCAGTTATAGGCGTAATAGTAGATATTGAAAAAAATAAAGGCAGAGGGGCAGTTATGGGAGACGGTATGGCTCTAAAGCATAAAGCATTAGGTGCTGTAGGTGTAATAAATGGTGGATCAATAAGAGATCTTCCAGGGATTGCTGCAGCTGAAATGCCAGTTTGGGCTACAGGTAGAGTTCCTGGTCATGGGCCTTTTAACTTAATAGAAGCACAAACTAGAGTAGAAGTTGGAGACTTAATTATTAATCCAGGTGATCTTATAATTGGTGATAGTGATGGAATAACAAGAATTCCTATGCATTTAGCGGAAGAAACATTAATTCGCTGCAAGCAAGTCAGAGAATTTGAATCCAAAATATTTGATGAATTAAAAAAAAAGATTTCAAGTATAGAGGAAAAGTAG
- a CDS encoding ribose-phosphate pyrophosphokinase — protein sequence MKNLQKGPLIISGNAHNQLAKDIATYIGQDLTKSEVFKFINDNTFVRILENVRERDVFIIQPTSYPVNDHIMELLIMIDAAKRASAGRITAVIPYFSYARTDKKDQPRVPITGRLIADLVTTAGADRVMLMDLHAGQVQGFFSATVDELTALPILARYFIDKKLDDLVVVSPDIGGTKRARDFATKLGAPLAIIEKRRVGNKDTVESLSIIGDVKGQSAVLFDDEINTGGTMIAGSELLRKNGVKDVYVAATHGVFPQDSLEKIVNSKEIKEVVVTNSLPINYTNKKLKILSISELFGEAIKRTNRGDSVGALFL from the coding sequence ATGAAAAATTTACAAAAAGGTCCATTAATAATTAGTGGAAATGCTCATAATCAGCTAGCTAAAGATATAGCTACTTATATAGGTCAAGATCTCACAAAATCTGAAGTATTTAAGTTTATTAATGATAATACATTTGTAAGAATTTTAGAGAATGTTCGCGAGAGAGATGTTTTTATAATTCAACCTACATCTTACCCAGTAAATGACCATATAATGGAATTATTAATAATGATTGATGCTGCTAAGAGAGCTTCTGCAGGTCGAATAACGGCTGTAATACCTTATTTTTCTTATGCTAGAACAGATAAGAAAGATCAACCAAGAGTTCCTATTACTGGAAGGCTAATTGCAGACTTAGTAACCACTGCTGGAGCTGATAGAGTAATGCTAATGGATTTACATGCAGGACAAGTTCAAGGTTTTTTCTCAGCTACAGTTGATGAATTAACAGCTCTTCCTATCCTTGCAAGATATTTTATTGATAAAAAATTAGATGACCTAGTAGTTGTTTCTCCTGATATTGGAGGAACAAAAAGAGCTAGAGATTTTGCTACAAAATTAGGAGCTCCTTTGGCAATTATAGAGAAAAGAAGAGTAGGTAATAAGGATACAGTCGAATCTCTTAGTATTATTGGAGATGTAAAAGGCCAATCTGCTGTACTTTTTGATGATGAAATAAATACTGGTGGAACAATGATAGCTGGGTCAGAACTATTAAGAAAAAATGGAGTTAAGGATGTTTATGTAGCAGCTACACATGGTGTTTTCCCCCAAGATTCTTTAGAAAAAATAGTAAATTCTAAAGAGATAAAAGAAGTTGTAGTAACAAATTCACTCCCAATAAATTACACAAATAAAAAGCTTAAGATTTTGTCAATCTCTGAATTATTTGGTGAAGCCATAAAGAGAACTAATAGAGGTGATTCTGTAGGCGCACTTTTCCTTTGA
- the secA gene encoding preprotein translocase subunit SecA produces MLNILKKIIGNSNDEDIKELQKIVDKINSLEENFINLSDEDLRSQTNKLKKKYKSFNSLDSVLEEAFALVREASKRSLGMRHFDVQMIGGICLHQGKIAEMRTGEGKTLIATLAAYLNTLSGDPVHIVTVNDYLAKRDSEWMGKIYKFLGLSVGCIQNNGSLLLEKNENSDEYTLIDTPRSEVYKSDIIYGTNNEFGFDYLRDNMAQNKNEKVQGNLNFAIVDEVDNILIDEARTPLIISGPAPDKTQDYKRFSNIASKLKVEEDYQIDSKRQSIALTEKGIDKVEKQLSIDNLYSEENQIFSHLLENSIKAESFYIKNQQYVVRDSEVIIVDEFTGRLMEGRRYSDGLHQAIEAKESVSIKRESVTYATITLQNYFRIYKKLSGMTGTAATEAEELKKIYDLEVLEIPTNKPSLRNDLPDQIYMTEEAKWRAVSNKIKDLNHQGSPVLVGTTTIEKSEYLSNLLKSEGIKCNILNAKQHESEASIISQAGAPFSVTVSTNMAGRGTDIILGGNPSNYKNKAEWESNNDKVINNGGLYVIGTERHESRRIDNQLRGRSGRQGDPGTTQFYISTEDNLVKRFGGDRIKSAMSAFNWDENEAVENKMISRSIESAQSKVEAYHFEIRKTLVDYDDVMNTQRDVIYKLRDKGLMNENLDNEIYIYLEEEIDSFFINYDEFDDQDNINKISFLRNLFPDEYLSNLDLEQINKDLLLNDAKNIYKLRKESLTEEISKRLDSSIFIHSIDSKWVEHLTIMDNMRQSIGLEAIGQRNPLIQYKKMGFEMFSLLVQNIKSQIVSDSMRVSTIQSKSNNNYKTQKEDFEQTRQNMTIASNSVKQGSTNNLSRKERRRIERLNKKTNKKRR; encoded by the coding sequence ATGTTAAATATTCTAAAAAAAATTATAGGTAATTCTAATGATGAAGATATCAAAGAACTACAAAAAATAGTTGATAAGATAAATTCACTTGAAGAAAACTTTATAAATCTTAGTGATGAAGATTTGAGATCTCAAACTAATAAACTAAAGAAGAAATATAAAAGTTTTAATTCATTAGATTCAGTTCTAGAAGAAGCTTTTGCATTAGTGAGAGAAGCATCAAAAAGATCTTTGGGTATGAGACACTTTGATGTTCAAATGATAGGAGGTATTTGTCTTCATCAAGGGAAAATAGCTGAAATGAGAACAGGTGAAGGTAAAACTCTTATAGCTACTTTAGCTGCCTACTTAAATACTTTATCTGGAGACCCAGTCCATATCGTAACTGTTAACGATTATCTAGCCAAAAGAGATTCTGAATGGATGGGGAAAATTTATAAATTTTTAGGATTAAGTGTAGGTTGTATACAAAATAATGGTTCGTTACTCTTAGAAAAAAATGAAAATTCTGATGAATATACCCTTATTGATACTCCTAGATCTGAAGTATATAAATCTGATATTATCTATGGGACTAATAATGAGTTTGGATTTGATTATCTAAGAGATAATATGGCTCAAAATAAAAATGAAAAAGTTCAGGGCAATCTAAATTTTGCGATAGTTGATGAAGTTGATAATATACTTATTGATGAGGCCAGAACACCTTTAATTATCTCAGGTCCTGCACCAGATAAAACTCAAGATTACAAAAGATTTTCTAATATTGCTTCTAAGTTAAAAGTTGAAGAAGATTACCAAATTGATTCTAAAAGGCAATCAATAGCACTTACTGAAAAAGGTATTGATAAGGTAGAAAAACAATTATCAATTGATAATTTATATTCTGAAGAAAATCAGATTTTTTCACATTTACTTGAAAATTCTATCAAAGCTGAAAGTTTTTATATAAAAAACCAGCAATATGTAGTTAGGGATTCTGAGGTGATAATAGTTGATGAATTTACAGGGAGATTAATGGAAGGAAGAAGATATTCAGATGGTTTACATCAAGCAATAGAAGCTAAAGAATCAGTATCTATTAAGAGAGAATCCGTAACTTATGCAACTATAACTCTTCAAAATTACTTCAGAATATATAAAAAATTATCAGGTATGACAGGTACTGCTGCAACTGAAGCAGAAGAATTAAAAAAAATTTATGATTTAGAAGTTTTAGAAATTCCTACAAACAAACCTTCACTTAGAAATGATTTACCGGATCAAATATATATGACTGAGGAAGCAAAATGGAGAGCTGTTAGTAATAAAATTAAGGATTTAAATCATCAAGGCTCTCCAGTTTTAGTTGGAACTACAACTATAGAAAAATCAGAATATCTGTCAAATTTATTAAAATCTGAAGGTATTAAGTGTAATATTCTTAACGCAAAACAACATGAATCTGAAGCATCTATTATTTCTCAAGCAGGTGCTCCATTTTCAGTGACTGTTTCCACAAATATGGCTGGAAGAGGAACTGATATTATTCTTGGAGGAAATCCTAGTAATTATAAAAATAAAGCTGAATGGGAATCCAATAACGATAAAGTAATTAATAATGGTGGACTTTATGTTATTGGAACAGAGAGGCATGAATCAAGAAGAATAGATAATCAGCTAAGAGGTAGGTCGGGGAGGCAAGGGGATCCTGGAACAACCCAATTTTATATTTCTACGGAAGATAATCTAGTAAAAAGATTTGGTGGAGATAGAATAAAGTCTGCAATGTCTGCTTTCAATTGGGACGAAAATGAGGCTGTTGAAAATAAAATGATTTCTAGGTCAATTGAATCGGCTCAATCAAAAGTGGAAGCATATCATTTTGAAATTAGAAAAACATTAGTAGACTATGATGATGTAATGAATACTCAACGCGATGTTATTTATAAATTAAGAGATAAAGGTCTAATGAATGAAAATCTAGATAATGAAATTTATATCTATCTTGAAGAGGAAATAGACTCTTTCTTTATTAATTATGATGAGTTTGATGATCAAGATAATATTAATAAAATTTCTTTTTTAAGAAATCTTTTTCCTGATGAATACTTGAGTAACTTAGATCTGGAACAGATAAATAAAGATTTACTACTTAATGATGCTAAAAATATTTATAAATTGCGAAAAGAAAGCTTAACTGAAGAGATTTCTAAGAGACTAGATAGTTCAATTTTTATTCATTCAATAGACTCAAAATGGGTTGAACATCTAACTATTATGGATAATATGAGACAGTCGATTGGACTCGAGGCTATAGGTCAAAGAAATCCCTTGATTCAATATAAAAAAATGGGATTTGAAATGTTCTCTCTTTTAGTTCAAAATATTAAATCTCAAATTGTTAGTGATTCTATGAGAGTCAGTACAATTCAAAGTAAATCAAATAATAATTATAAAACTCAAAAGGAAGATTTTGAACAAACTAGACAAAATATGACAATTGCTTCAAATAGTGTAAAACAAGGTTCTACTAATAATCTTTCTAGAAAAGAGAGAAGAAGAATTGAAAGATTGAATAAGAAAACAAATAAGAAAAGAAGATAA
- the ispH gene encoding 4-hydroxy-3-methylbut-2-enyl diphosphate reductase codes for MEIYLASPRGFCAGVVLAIDLVEIAIEKYGAPVYVKHQIVHNPVVVSEVETKGAITVENVSEIPNDSVVVFSAHGSPPSDYELAAKKNLKVIDATCPLVTKVHNEAKKYSREGKKIILVGHKGHQEVIGTSGQAKMEIIDDREEFNLDNKNSVNDKDVIVLSQTTLSVRDTESTIDKIKNIYPKASIRNDICYATTNRQEVTVKLAKKVDLILVVGASNSSNCNRLRDVSIQSGTNAYLINSFKEIDNNWLKGIKKLGITSGASTPDKLVYEIVKELNPKKLLRFHDIDEEIKFEIPRKVKQLLDE; via the coding sequence ATGGAAATTTATCTAGCCAGCCCAAGAGGATTTTGCGCAGGAGTTGTACTTGCTATAGACTTAGTTGAAATAGCTATTGAGAAATATGGTGCACCAGTTTATGTTAAGCATCAAATAGTACATAATCCTGTTGTTGTTTCAGAAGTTGAAACAAAAGGTGCTATAACTGTAGAAAATGTATCAGAAATACCAAATGATTCAGTTGTAGTATTTTCAGCTCATGGTTCACCTCCATCTGACTATGAACTTGCAGCCAAAAAAAATCTGAAAGTTATAGATGCAACATGTCCCCTTGTAACTAAAGTGCATAATGAAGCAAAAAAATATTCAAGAGAAGGGAAAAAAATAATTCTGGTAGGTCATAAAGGGCACCAAGAAGTTATAGGAACTTCTGGTCAAGCTAAAATGGAAATTATTGACGACAGAGAAGAATTTAATCTTGATAACAAAAACTCTGTCAATGACAAAGATGTTATTGTGCTTTCACAAACAACGCTTTCTGTAAGAGATACCGAAAGTACAATTGATAAAATTAAGAATATTTATCCTAAAGCATCTATTAGAAACGATATTTGTTATGCGACTACAAATAGACAAGAAGTTACTGTAAAATTAGCAAAAAAAGTTGATCTGATTCTAGTTGTTGGAGCTTCAAATTCATCGAATTGTAATCGTCTAAGAGACGTTTCAATTCAATCTGGAACAAATGCATACCTAATAAATTCATTTAAGGAAATTGATAATAATTGGCTAAAAGGAATAAAAAAATTAGGTATTACATCAGGTGCCTCAACTCCAGATAAATTAGTTTATGAAATAGTAAAAGAATTAAATCCAAAAAAATTGCTAAGATTCCATGATATTGATGAAGAAATAAAATTTGAAATACCAAGAAAAGTAAAACAGTTACTTGATGAATGA
- the valS gene encoding valine--tRNA ligase, with protein sequence MNPKNLPKRFEYLEKEAFWRNEWEKNRIYSREKNLSRNKSFVIDSPPPTVSGSLHVGHIFSYTHQDIIARYKRMQKFNVVYPMGWDDNGLPTERRVQNIFGVRIDNNIPYIKNLSVENEKKRLGLKESSLLKINRQNFIEMCHIVTGQDELVFKDLFRKMGYSIDWQDEYTTIDNRSRSISQSSFLDLYEKKHIYQYESPTMWDIDFQTAVAQAEIEDRDIDGAYHDIRFNIQDSKENLIISTTRPELLASCVGITAHPDDERYKHLFNKTAISPVFFAPVPIFPSKLVDMQKGTGILMVCTFGDQTDVVWWRENKLPLRQLFGSDGKVLEINFDHKKEKNEWISVNAEKANKNIYKFYNKTLKQSKNLIIEMLKDSQNSLDNIVPLVSDPKKILHPVRFYEKGDSPIEYISSRQWFVKITDKKDDLLEIGKNINWHPNYMSKRFENWTQNLAIDWCISRQRFFGVPIPVWYKIDEKGKVDYNDVILPNISNLPIDPEIDIPDNYQEKDRGKPNGFIGEKDVFDTWFTSSMTPQIIAKWGLPDKDEMKSIFPMDIRPQSHEIIRTWAFYTIVKSYLHSNSIPWKNVVISGWILDPDRKKMSKSKGNVITPIETIEKFGADAVRYWAASARLGTDTTYDENVFVVGNKLVTKLYNAAKFVLSHESFHTEKLNEIDASFINDLEKMVIDVTDNYDKFQFAQALQITEEFFWNTYTDNYLELVKKRVFNSKGNDKASAVTCLRIGLSTLLRLLSPVLPTITEEIWSWCFKNDYGIRSIHQSKWPSKEEFQNYNKPKFEDTLEVAIKAIRSVRQTKTSEGVGLGKPVKQIMIQSNKHNINIIQNIIEDFSNASGCEDFVEETSLKEEIITKILIKETEF encoded by the coding sequence ATAAATCCTAAAAATTTACCTAAAAGATTTGAATATCTCGAAAAAGAAGCTTTTTGGAGAAATGAATGGGAAAAAAATCGAATATATTCTAGGGAAAAAAATCTCTCAAGAAATAAATCTTTTGTTATTGATTCACCTCCACCAACTGTTTCTGGATCTCTACATGTAGGTCATATTTTCTCATATACTCATCAAGATATTATAGCTAGATATAAACGGATGCAAAAATTTAATGTTGTTTATCCAATGGGTTGGGATGATAATGGTTTACCTACAGAAAGAAGAGTTCAGAATATATTTGGAGTTAGAATTGATAATAATATCCCATATATTAAAAATTTAAGTGTTGAAAATGAAAAGAAACGCTTAGGATTAAAAGAAAGCTCTTTGCTAAAAATTAATCGTCAAAATTTTATTGAAATGTGTCATATTGTTACAGGGCAAGATGAATTAGTTTTTAAGGATTTATTTAGAAAAATGGGATATTCAATTGATTGGCAAGATGAATATACAACCATAGATAATAGATCAAGGAGTATATCTCAAAGTTCTTTTTTAGACCTTTATGAAAAAAAACATATTTATCAATATGAATCACCTACAATGTGGGATATAGATTTTCAAACTGCTGTTGCTCAAGCTGAAATCGAGGACAGAGATATTGATGGAGCTTATCATGATATAAGATTTAATATTCAAGACTCTAAAGAAAATTTAATAATTTCTACAACGAGACCTGAATTACTAGCATCTTGCGTAGGAATTACAGCTCACCCAGATGATGAAAGATATAAGCATCTTTTTAATAAAACTGCTATTTCTCCTGTTTTTTTTGCTCCAGTACCTATTTTCCCCAGCAAACTTGTTGATATGCAGAAGGGGACTGGTATTTTGATGGTTTGTACTTTTGGAGATCAAACGGACGTAGTTTGGTGGAGAGAAAACAAACTTCCTCTTAGACAACTTTTTGGATCTGACGGTAAAGTTTTAGAAATAAATTTTGACCATAAAAAAGAAAAAAATGAATGGATAAGTGTAAATGCTGAAAAAGCTAATAAAAATATTTATAAATTTTATAATAAGACTCTAAAGCAGTCTAAAAACTTAATAATTGAAATGCTCAAAGATTCTCAAAATTCTTTAGATAATATAGTCCCATTGGTATCTGATCCAAAGAAAATTTTACATCCTGTAAGATTTTACGAAAAGGGAGATTCTCCAATAGAGTATATATCCTCAAGGCAATGGTTTGTTAAGATTACTGATAAGAAAGATGATCTTTTAGAAATAGGTAAAAATATTAATTGGCATCCTAATTATATGTCCAAAAGATTTGAGAATTGGACGCAAAATTTAGCAATAGATTGGTGTATAAGCAGACAAAGATTTTTTGGGGTTCCAATACCTGTTTGGTACAAGATAGATGAAAAAGGTAAAGTTGACTATAATGACGTAATCCTACCAAATATTTCTAATTTACCAATTGATCCAGAGATAGATATCCCTGATAATTATCAAGAAAAAGATAGAGGAAAGCCTAACGGATTTATTGGCGAGAAAGATGTTTTTGATACTTGGTTTACCTCTTCTATGACTCCTCAAATAATCGCTAAATGGGGCTTGCCTGATAAAGACGAAATGAAGTCAATTTTTCCTATGGATATACGGCCTCAAAGTCATGAAATAATTAGAACATGGGCTTTTTATACAATTGTAAAATCTTATCTTCATAGTAACTCAATACCTTGGAAGAATGTAGTGATTTCTGGGTGGATACTTGATCCCGATAGAAAAAAAATGAGTAAATCTAAAGGAAATGTTATAACTCCAATTGAAACTATTGAGAAATTTGGAGCTGATGCAGTAAGATATTGGGCTGCTTCTGCCAGATTAGGGACCGATACGACTTATGATGAAAATGTATTTGTTGTAGGTAATAAACTTGTTACTAAGCTTTATAATGCCGCAAAATTTGTTTTATCGCATGAGTCATTTCATACTGAAAAATTAAATGAAATTGATGCTTCGTTTATAAATGATTTAGAAAAAATGGTCATAGATGTAACTGATAATTATGATAAATTTCAGTTTGCCCAAGCTCTTCAAATTACCGAAGAATTTTTTTGGAATACCTATACTGATAATTATTTAGAATTAGTAAAGAAACGAGTTTTTAATTCTAAAGGTAATGACAAAGCATCAGCTGTAACTTGTTTGAGAATAGGTCTATCAACTCTTCTAAGACTTTTATCTCCTGTCCTGCCTACAATTACAGAAGAAATATGGTCTTGGTGTTTTAAGAATGATTATGGAATAAGATCAATTCATCAATCAAAATGGCCATCAAAGGAAGAATTTCAAAATTATAATAAACCGAAATTCGAAGACACACTAGAAGTTGCAATTAAGGCGATTAGGTCTGTAAGACAAACAAAAACATCTGAAGGTGTTGGTTTGGGTAAGCCAGTAAAACAAATAATGATTCAATCAAATAAACATAATATTAATATTATTCAAAATATAATAGAAGACTTCAGTAATGCCTCTGGTTGTGAAGATTTTGTCGAGGAAACATCACTTAAAGAAGAAATAATAACTAAAATACTAATTAAGGAAACTGAATTTTAG